One Larus michahellis chromosome 20, bLarMic1.1, whole genome shotgun sequence genomic window carries:
- the ADRA2B gene encoding alpha-2B adrenergic receptor produces MAGPQGGYSVQATAAIAAAITFLVLFTIAGNVLVIMAVLSSRSLRAPQNLFLVSLAAADILVATLIIPFSLANELLGYWYFEKTWCEIYLALDVLFCTSSIVHLCAISLDRYWSVTRAIEYNAKRTPRRIKCSIFIVWTIAAIISLPPLIYKGEKKAAAGGRPQCKLNEEAWYVLSSSVGSFFAPCLIMILVYLRIYLIAKRRSRPADTKPGSGPPNVTPLTARDPPGPCPPADRTSLLSPEELPASPSPRAGTSPPAGDRPRDTLATGTGRVVLARGPPALNPWRRKTQLNREKRFTFVLAVVIGVFVLCWFPFFFLYSLGALCPHRCKVPDGVFQFFFWIGYCNSSLNPVIYTVFNQDFRRAFRRLLCRRRAPTPW; encoded by the coding sequence ATGGCGGGCCCCCAGGGCGGGTACTCGGTGCAGGCCaccgccgccatcgccgccgccaTCACCTTCCTGGTGCTCTTCACCATCGCGGGCAACGTGCTGGTGATCATGGCCGTGCTGAGCAGCCGCTCGCTGCGGGCCCCCCAGAACCTCTTCCTGGTGTCGCTGGCGGCCGCCGACATTTTGGTGGCCACCCTCATCATCCCCTTCTCCTTGGCCAACGAGCTGCTGGGCTACTGGTACTTTGAGAAGACGTGGTGTGAGATCTACCTGGCTTTGGACGTACTCTTCTGCACCTCCTCCATCGTCCACCTCTGCGCCATCAGCCTGGACCGGTACTGGTCAGTCACCCGTGCCATCGAGTACAACGCCAAGCGGACGCCGCGGCGCATCAAGTGCAGCATCTTCATCGTCTGGACCATCGCGGCCATCATCTCCCTCCCGCCCTTGATCTACAAGGGGGAGAagaaggcggcggcgggggggcggccgcAGTGCAAGCTCAACGAGGAGGCCTGGTACGTCCTCTCCTCCAGCGTCGGCTCCTTCTTTGCCCCGTGTCTCATCATGATCCTCGTCTACCTGCGCATCTACCTGATCGCCAagcgccgctcccgccccgctGACACCAAACCGGGCTCGGGGCCACCCAACGTCACCCCCCTGACCGCCAGGGACCCCCCGGGGCCCTGCCCGCCAGCCGACAGGACCTCGCTGCTCAGCCCCGAGGAGCTCCCGGCGTCCCCCAGCCCCCGGGCAGGGACGTCCCCGCCGGCCGGGGATCGCCCCAGGGACACCTTGGCCACCGGGACGGGGCGGGTGGTGCTGGCCCGTGGGCCGCCGGCGCTGAACCCGTGGCGAAGGAAGACTCAGCTCAACCGGGAGAAACGGTTCACCTTCGTCTTGGCCGTGGTCATCGGCGTCTTCGTCCTCTGCTGgttccccttcttcttcctctacAGCCTGGGCGCGCTCTGTCCCCACCGCTGCAAGGTCCCCGATGGCGTCTTCCAGTTCTTCTTCTGGATCGGGTACTGCAACAGCTCCCTCAACCCCGTCATCTACACCGTCTTCAACCAGGACTTCCGCAGGGCCTTCCGCCGcctcctctgccgccgccgcgccccgacGCCCTGGTGA
- the ELMOD3 gene encoding ELMO domain-containing protein 3 isoform X6, which produces MSGGAGGSERPEERQRFPPPGKSRPISALRQNGLLQALVREAGQPAGAEISEELRRAQEEWEAVEEIQSGLWGTLASAAPPISFNEALQYFQTADLSECRKKVQATVRRQGLAALVHFLFGPPRLQPQLQGERELALAMAQCGLDDNERVHMRILQTIYKKLTRSRLGCPRYGAHWEELGFQGADPGTDLRGTGMLGLMQLLYFVMDAQTLPLAHEIFKLSRHETQNFPFCIMSVNITRIVIQALREECLSRECNRRQQVIAVLNDLYAAAFLQLYRLWKWQHKTIADSGFLLKELEFSAKKKPKQLLKSLEAYVNRGPAADGLLRPSPAPGDEMDFTGVCDPRVELEGEARLI; this is translated from the exons ATGAGCGGAGGCGCCGGGGGCTCGGAGCGGCCCGAGGAGCGGCAGCGATTCCCCCCGCCCGGCAAGTCCCGCCCC ATCTCGGCTCTGAGGCAGAACGGCCTCCTGCAGGCTCTGGTGCGGGAAGCGGGGCAGCCGGCGGGCGCTG AGATCAGTGAGGAGCTGCGGCGAGCCCAGGAGGAATGGGAGGCTGTGGAAGAGATCCAGTCAG GGCTCTGGGGGACGTTGGCCAGTGCCGCACCCCCGATCTCCTTCAATGAAGCACTGCAGTACTTCCAGACAGCCGACCTCTCCGAGTGCAGG AAGAAGGTCCAGGCGACGGTGCGCAGGCAAGGCCTGGCTGCTCTGGTTCACTTCCTCTTCGGCCCTCCCCGGCTCCAGCCGCAACTGCAGGGAGAGCGGGAGCTGGCTCTGGCCATGGCGCAGT GTGGTTTGGATGATAACGAGAGGGTGCACATGAGAATCCTGCAGACCATTTACAAGAAGCTGACCCGCTCCAGGCTGGGCTGCCCACGCTACGGGGCGCATTGGGAAGAGCTCGGCTTTCAAG GTGCGGATCCTGGGACTGACCTGCGCGGGACGGGGATGCTGGGCCTGATGCAGTTGCTCTACTTCGTCATGGACGCTCAGACGCTGCCACTAGCTCACGAGATTTTCAAGCTATCCCGGCATGAAACCCAG AATTTCCCCTTCTGCATCATGTCCGTGAACATCACCCGCATCGTCATCCAGGCCCTGAGGGAGGAATGTCTCTCCAG GGAGTGCAACCGCCGGCAGCAGGTCATTGCCGTGCTGAACGACCTGTACGCGGCGGCCTTCCTGCAGCTCTACCGCCTCTGGAAATGGCAGCACAAGACCATCGCTGACTCCGGTTTCCTCCTCAAGG agctggagtTCTCTGCCAAAAAGAAGCCGAAGCAACTCCTGAAGTCCCTGGAGGCCTACGTGAACCGCGGCCCTGCGGCCGACGGCCTCCTGCGCCCGTCCCCTGCCCCCGGCGACGAGATGGACTTCACTGGCGTTTGCGACCCGCGGGTTGAGCTGGAAGGAGAAGCCCGGCTGATCTGA
- the ELMOD3 gene encoding ELMO domain-containing protein 3 isoform X2: MPGAVVPCGRGRTTSPGVHRGRACALRSRRRRAGGGVSPPLPGMSGGAGGSERPEERQRFPPPGKSRPISALRQNGLLQALVREAGQPAGAEISEELRRAQEEWEAVEEIQSGLWGTLASAAPPISFNEALQYFQTADLSECRKKVQATVRRQGLAALVHFLFGPPRLQPQLQGERELALAMAQCGLDDNERVHMRILQTIYKKLTRSRLGCPRYGAHWEELGFQGADPGTDLRGTGMLGLMQLLYFVMDAQTLPLAHEIFKLSRHETQNFPFCIMSVNITRIVIQALREECLSRECNRRQQVIAVLNDLYAAAFLQLYRLWKWQHKTIADSGFLLKELEFSAKKKPKQLLKSLEAYVNRGPAADGLLRPSPAPGDEMDFTGVCDPRVELEGEARLI, translated from the exons ATGCCGGGCGCTGTAGTGCCGTGCGGGAGGGGGCGGACTACATCTCCCGGCGTGCACCGCGGCCGCGCCTGCGCACTGCGGAGCCGGCGGCGacgggcgggcgggggggtctCGCCGCCGCTTCCG GGCATGAGCGGAGGCGCCGGGGGCTCGGAGCGGCCCGAGGAGCGGCAGCGATTCCCCCCGCCCGGCAAGTCCCGCCCC ATCTCGGCTCTGAGGCAGAACGGCCTCCTGCAGGCTCTGGTGCGGGAAGCGGGGCAGCCGGCGGGCGCTG AGATCAGTGAGGAGCTGCGGCGAGCCCAGGAGGAATGGGAGGCTGTGGAAGAGATCCAGTCAG GGCTCTGGGGGACGTTGGCCAGTGCCGCACCCCCGATCTCCTTCAATGAAGCACTGCAGTACTTCCAGACAGCCGACCTCTCCGAGTGCAGG AAGAAGGTCCAGGCGACGGTGCGCAGGCAAGGCCTGGCTGCTCTGGTTCACTTCCTCTTCGGCCCTCCCCGGCTCCAGCCGCAACTGCAGGGAGAGCGGGAGCTGGCTCTGGCCATGGCGCAGT GTGGTTTGGATGATAACGAGAGGGTGCACATGAGAATCCTGCAGACCATTTACAAGAAGCTGACCCGCTCCAGGCTGGGCTGCCCACGCTACGGGGCGCATTGGGAAGAGCTCGGCTTTCAAG GTGCGGATCCTGGGACTGACCTGCGCGGGACGGGGATGCTGGGCCTGATGCAGTTGCTCTACTTCGTCATGGACGCTCAGACGCTGCCACTAGCTCACGAGATTTTCAAGCTATCCCGGCATGAAACCCAG AATTTCCCCTTCTGCATCATGTCCGTGAACATCACCCGCATCGTCATCCAGGCCCTGAGGGAGGAATGTCTCTCCAG GGAGTGCAACCGCCGGCAGCAGGTCATTGCCGTGCTGAACGACCTGTACGCGGCGGCCTTCCTGCAGCTCTACCGCCTCTGGAAATGGCAGCACAAGACCATCGCTGACTCCGGTTTCCTCCTCAAGG agctggagtTCTCTGCCAAAAAGAAGCCGAAGCAACTCCTGAAGTCCCTGGAGGCCTACGTGAACCGCGGCCCTGCGGCCGACGGCCTCCTGCGCCCGTCCCCTGCCCCCGGCGACGAGATGGACTTCACTGGCGTTTGCGACCCGCGGGTTGAGCTGGAAGGAGAAGCCCGGCTGATCTGA
- the ELMOD3 gene encoding ELMO domain-containing protein 3 isoform X1 yields the protein MPGAVVPCGRGRTTSPGVHRGRACALRSRRRRAGGGVSPPLPGMSGGAGGSERPEERQRFPPPGKSRPISALRQNGLLQALVREAGQPAGAEISEELRRAQEEWEAVEEIQSGLWGTLASAAPPISFNEALQYFQTADLSECRVRAGPCALALSRGVVLKKVQATVRRQGLAALVHFLFGPPRLQPQLQGERELALAMAQCGLDDNERVHMRILQTIYKKLTRSRLGCPRYGAHWEELGFQGADPGTDLRGTGMLGLMQLLYFVMDAQTLPLAHEIFKLSRHETQNFPFCIMSVNITRIVIQALREECLSRECNRRQQVIAVLNDLYAAAFLQLYRLWKWQHKTIADSGFLLKELEFSAKKKPKQLLKSLEAYVNRGPAADGLLRPSPAPGDEMDFTGVCDPRVELEGEARLI from the exons ATGCCGGGCGCTGTAGTGCCGTGCGGGAGGGGGCGGACTACATCTCCCGGCGTGCACCGCGGCCGCGCCTGCGCACTGCGGAGCCGGCGGCGacgggcgggcgggggggtctCGCCGCCGCTTCCG GGCATGAGCGGAGGCGCCGGGGGCTCGGAGCGGCCCGAGGAGCGGCAGCGATTCCCCCCGCCCGGCAAGTCCCGCCCC ATCTCGGCTCTGAGGCAGAACGGCCTCCTGCAGGCTCTGGTGCGGGAAGCGGGGCAGCCGGCGGGCGCTG AGATCAGTGAGGAGCTGCGGCGAGCCCAGGAGGAATGGGAGGCTGTGGAAGAGATCCAGTCAG GGCTCTGGGGGACGTTGGCCAGTGCCGCACCCCCGATCTCCTTCAATGAAGCACTGCAGTACTTCCAGACAGCCGACCTCTCCGAGTGCAGGGTACGGGCAGGGCCCTGCGCTCTGGCCCTCTCTCGGGGGGTAGTTTTA AAGAAGGTCCAGGCGACGGTGCGCAGGCAAGGCCTGGCTGCTCTGGTTCACTTCCTCTTCGGCCCTCCCCGGCTCCAGCCGCAACTGCAGGGAGAGCGGGAGCTGGCTCTGGCCATGGCGCAGT GTGGTTTGGATGATAACGAGAGGGTGCACATGAGAATCCTGCAGACCATTTACAAGAAGCTGACCCGCTCCAGGCTGGGCTGCCCACGCTACGGGGCGCATTGGGAAGAGCTCGGCTTTCAAG GTGCGGATCCTGGGACTGACCTGCGCGGGACGGGGATGCTGGGCCTGATGCAGTTGCTCTACTTCGTCATGGACGCTCAGACGCTGCCACTAGCTCACGAGATTTTCAAGCTATCCCGGCATGAAACCCAG AATTTCCCCTTCTGCATCATGTCCGTGAACATCACCCGCATCGTCATCCAGGCCCTGAGGGAGGAATGTCTCTCCAG GGAGTGCAACCGCCGGCAGCAGGTCATTGCCGTGCTGAACGACCTGTACGCGGCGGCCTTCCTGCAGCTCTACCGCCTCTGGAAATGGCAGCACAAGACCATCGCTGACTCCGGTTTCCTCCTCAAGG agctggagtTCTCTGCCAAAAAGAAGCCGAAGCAACTCCTGAAGTCCCTGGAGGCCTACGTGAACCGCGGCCCTGCGGCCGACGGCCTCCTGCGCCCGTCCCCTGCCCCCGGCGACGAGATGGACTTCACTGGCGTTTGCGACCCGCGGGTTGAGCTGGAAGGAGAAGCCCGGCTGATCTGA
- the ELMOD3 gene encoding ELMO domain-containing protein 3 isoform X5 — protein MSGGAGGSERPEERQRFPPPGKSRPISALRQNGLLQALVREAGQPAGAEISEELRRAQEEWEAVEEIQSGLWGTLASAAPPISFNEALQYFQTADLSECRVRAGPCALALSRGVVLKKVQATVRRQGLAALVHFLFGPPRLQPQLQGERELALAMAQCGLDDNERVHMRILQTIYKKLTRSRLGCPRYGAHWEELGFQGADPGTDLRGTGMLGLMQLLYFVMDAQTLPLAHEIFKLSRHETQNFPFCIMSVNITRIVIQALREECLSRECNRRQQVIAVLNDLYAAAFLQLYRLWKWQHKTIADSGFLLKELEFSAKKKPKQLLKSLEAYVNRGPAADGLLRPSPAPGDEMDFTGVCDPRVELEGEARLI, from the exons ATGAGCGGAGGCGCCGGGGGCTCGGAGCGGCCCGAGGAGCGGCAGCGATTCCCCCCGCCCGGCAAGTCCCGCCCC ATCTCGGCTCTGAGGCAGAACGGCCTCCTGCAGGCTCTGGTGCGGGAAGCGGGGCAGCCGGCGGGCGCTG AGATCAGTGAGGAGCTGCGGCGAGCCCAGGAGGAATGGGAGGCTGTGGAAGAGATCCAGTCAG GGCTCTGGGGGACGTTGGCCAGTGCCGCACCCCCGATCTCCTTCAATGAAGCACTGCAGTACTTCCAGACAGCCGACCTCTCCGAGTGCAGGGTACGGGCAGGGCCCTGCGCTCTGGCCCTCTCTCGGGGGGTAGTTTTA AAGAAGGTCCAGGCGACGGTGCGCAGGCAAGGCCTGGCTGCTCTGGTTCACTTCCTCTTCGGCCCTCCCCGGCTCCAGCCGCAACTGCAGGGAGAGCGGGAGCTGGCTCTGGCCATGGCGCAGT GTGGTTTGGATGATAACGAGAGGGTGCACATGAGAATCCTGCAGACCATTTACAAGAAGCTGACCCGCTCCAGGCTGGGCTGCCCACGCTACGGGGCGCATTGGGAAGAGCTCGGCTTTCAAG GTGCGGATCCTGGGACTGACCTGCGCGGGACGGGGATGCTGGGCCTGATGCAGTTGCTCTACTTCGTCATGGACGCTCAGACGCTGCCACTAGCTCACGAGATTTTCAAGCTATCCCGGCATGAAACCCAG AATTTCCCCTTCTGCATCATGTCCGTGAACATCACCCGCATCGTCATCCAGGCCCTGAGGGAGGAATGTCTCTCCAG GGAGTGCAACCGCCGGCAGCAGGTCATTGCCGTGCTGAACGACCTGTACGCGGCGGCCTTCCTGCAGCTCTACCGCCTCTGGAAATGGCAGCACAAGACCATCGCTGACTCCGGTTTCCTCCTCAAGG agctggagtTCTCTGCCAAAAAGAAGCCGAAGCAACTCCTGAAGTCCCTGGAGGCCTACGTGAACCGCGGCCCTGCGGCCGACGGCCTCCTGCGCCCGTCCCCTGCCCCCGGCGACGAGATGGACTTCACTGGCGTTTGCGACCCGCGGGTTGAGCTGGAAGGAGAAGCCCGGCTGATCTGA
- the ELMOD3 gene encoding ELMO domain-containing protein 3 isoform X4 has translation MVDTGSRHWEQGMSGGAGGSERPEERQRFPPPGKSRPISALRQNGLLQALVREAGQPAGAEISEELRRAQEEWEAVEEIQSGLWGTLASAAPPISFNEALQYFQTADLSECRVRAGPCALALSRGVVLKKVQATVRRQGLAALVHFLFGPPRLQPQLQGERELALAMAQCGLDDNERVHMRILQTIYKKLTRSRLGCPRYGAHWEELGFQGADPGTDLRGTGMLGLMQLLYFVMDAQTLPLAHEIFKLSRHETQNFPFCIMSVNITRIVIQALREECLSRECNRRQQVIAVLNDLYAAAFLQLYRLWKWQHKTIADSGFLLKELEFSAKKKPKQLLKSLEAYVNRGPAADGLLRPSPAPGDEMDFTGVCDPRVELEGEARLI, from the exons ATGGTGGACACTGGGAGCCGGCACTGGGAGCAG GGCATGAGCGGAGGCGCCGGGGGCTCGGAGCGGCCCGAGGAGCGGCAGCGATTCCCCCCGCCCGGCAAGTCCCGCCCC ATCTCGGCTCTGAGGCAGAACGGCCTCCTGCAGGCTCTGGTGCGGGAAGCGGGGCAGCCGGCGGGCGCTG AGATCAGTGAGGAGCTGCGGCGAGCCCAGGAGGAATGGGAGGCTGTGGAAGAGATCCAGTCAG GGCTCTGGGGGACGTTGGCCAGTGCCGCACCCCCGATCTCCTTCAATGAAGCACTGCAGTACTTCCAGACAGCCGACCTCTCCGAGTGCAGGGTACGGGCAGGGCCCTGCGCTCTGGCCCTCTCTCGGGGGGTAGTTTTA AAGAAGGTCCAGGCGACGGTGCGCAGGCAAGGCCTGGCTGCTCTGGTTCACTTCCTCTTCGGCCCTCCCCGGCTCCAGCCGCAACTGCAGGGAGAGCGGGAGCTGGCTCTGGCCATGGCGCAGT GTGGTTTGGATGATAACGAGAGGGTGCACATGAGAATCCTGCAGACCATTTACAAGAAGCTGACCCGCTCCAGGCTGGGCTGCCCACGCTACGGGGCGCATTGGGAAGAGCTCGGCTTTCAAG GTGCGGATCCTGGGACTGACCTGCGCGGGACGGGGATGCTGGGCCTGATGCAGTTGCTCTACTTCGTCATGGACGCTCAGACGCTGCCACTAGCTCACGAGATTTTCAAGCTATCCCGGCATGAAACCCAG AATTTCCCCTTCTGCATCATGTCCGTGAACATCACCCGCATCGTCATCCAGGCCCTGAGGGAGGAATGTCTCTCCAG GGAGTGCAACCGCCGGCAGCAGGTCATTGCCGTGCTGAACGACCTGTACGCGGCGGCCTTCCTGCAGCTCTACCGCCTCTGGAAATGGCAGCACAAGACCATCGCTGACTCCGGTTTCCTCCTCAAGG agctggagtTCTCTGCCAAAAAGAAGCCGAAGCAACTCCTGAAGTCCCTGGAGGCCTACGTGAACCGCGGCCCTGCGGCCGACGGCCTCCTGCGCCCGTCCCCTGCCCCCGGCGACGAGATGGACTTCACTGGCGTTTGCGACCCGCGGGTTGAGCTGGAAGGAGAAGCCCGGCTGATCTGA
- the ELMOD3 gene encoding ELMO domain-containing protein 3 isoform X8 yields the protein MPGAVVPCGRGRTTSPGVHRGRACALRSRRRRAGGGVSPPLPGMSGGAGGSERPEERQRFPPPGKSRPISALRQNGLLQALVREAGQPAGAEISEELRRAQEEWEAVEEIQSGGLDDNERVHMRILQTIYKKLTRSRLGCPRYGAHWEELGFQGADPGTDLRGTGMLGLMQLLYFVMDAQTLPLAHEIFKLSRHETQNFPFCIMSVNITRIVIQALREECLSRECNRRQQVIAVLNDLYAAAFLQLYRLWKWQHKTIADSGFLLKELEFSAKKKPKQLLKSLEAYVNRGPAADGLLRPSPAPGDEMDFTGVCDPRVELEGEARLI from the exons ATGCCGGGCGCTGTAGTGCCGTGCGGGAGGGGGCGGACTACATCTCCCGGCGTGCACCGCGGCCGCGCCTGCGCACTGCGGAGCCGGCGGCGacgggcgggcgggggggtctCGCCGCCGCTTCCG GGCATGAGCGGAGGCGCCGGGGGCTCGGAGCGGCCCGAGGAGCGGCAGCGATTCCCCCCGCCCGGCAAGTCCCGCCCC ATCTCGGCTCTGAGGCAGAACGGCCTCCTGCAGGCTCTGGTGCGGGAAGCGGGGCAGCCGGCGGGCGCTG AGATCAGTGAGGAGCTGCGGCGAGCCCAGGAGGAATGGGAGGCTGTGGAAGAGATCCAGTCAG GTGGTTTGGATGATAACGAGAGGGTGCACATGAGAATCCTGCAGACCATTTACAAGAAGCTGACCCGCTCCAGGCTGGGCTGCCCACGCTACGGGGCGCATTGGGAAGAGCTCGGCTTTCAAG GTGCGGATCCTGGGACTGACCTGCGCGGGACGGGGATGCTGGGCCTGATGCAGTTGCTCTACTTCGTCATGGACGCTCAGACGCTGCCACTAGCTCACGAGATTTTCAAGCTATCCCGGCATGAAACCCAG AATTTCCCCTTCTGCATCATGTCCGTGAACATCACCCGCATCGTCATCCAGGCCCTGAGGGAGGAATGTCTCTCCAG GGAGTGCAACCGCCGGCAGCAGGTCATTGCCGTGCTGAACGACCTGTACGCGGCGGCCTTCCTGCAGCTCTACCGCCTCTGGAAATGGCAGCACAAGACCATCGCTGACTCCGGTTTCCTCCTCAAGG agctggagtTCTCTGCCAAAAAGAAGCCGAAGCAACTCCTGAAGTCCCTGGAGGCCTACGTGAACCGCGGCCCTGCGGCCGACGGCCTCCTGCGCCCGTCCCCTGCCCCCGGCGACGAGATGGACTTCACTGGCGTTTGCGACCCGCGGGTTGAGCTGGAAGGAGAAGCCCGGCTGATCTGA
- the ELMOD3 gene encoding ELMO domain-containing protein 3 isoform X3, translated as MPGAVVPCGRGRTTSPGVHRGRACALRSRRRRAGGGVSPPLPISALRQNGLLQALVREAGQPAGAEISEELRRAQEEWEAVEEIQSGLWGTLASAAPPISFNEALQYFQTADLSECRVRAGPCALALSRGVVLKKVQATVRRQGLAALVHFLFGPPRLQPQLQGERELALAMAQCGLDDNERVHMRILQTIYKKLTRSRLGCPRYGAHWEELGFQGADPGTDLRGTGMLGLMQLLYFVMDAQTLPLAHEIFKLSRHETQNFPFCIMSVNITRIVIQALREECLSRECNRRQQVIAVLNDLYAAAFLQLYRLWKWQHKTIADSGFLLKELEFSAKKKPKQLLKSLEAYVNRGPAADGLLRPSPAPGDEMDFTGVCDPRVELEGEARLI; from the exons ATGCCGGGCGCTGTAGTGCCGTGCGGGAGGGGGCGGACTACATCTCCCGGCGTGCACCGCGGCCGCGCCTGCGCACTGCGGAGCCGGCGGCGacgggcgggcgggggggtctCGCCGCCGCTTCCG ATCTCGGCTCTGAGGCAGAACGGCCTCCTGCAGGCTCTGGTGCGGGAAGCGGGGCAGCCGGCGGGCGCTG AGATCAGTGAGGAGCTGCGGCGAGCCCAGGAGGAATGGGAGGCTGTGGAAGAGATCCAGTCAG GGCTCTGGGGGACGTTGGCCAGTGCCGCACCCCCGATCTCCTTCAATGAAGCACTGCAGTACTTCCAGACAGCCGACCTCTCCGAGTGCAGGGTACGGGCAGGGCCCTGCGCTCTGGCCCTCTCTCGGGGGGTAGTTTTA AAGAAGGTCCAGGCGACGGTGCGCAGGCAAGGCCTGGCTGCTCTGGTTCACTTCCTCTTCGGCCCTCCCCGGCTCCAGCCGCAACTGCAGGGAGAGCGGGAGCTGGCTCTGGCCATGGCGCAGT GTGGTTTGGATGATAACGAGAGGGTGCACATGAGAATCCTGCAGACCATTTACAAGAAGCTGACCCGCTCCAGGCTGGGCTGCCCACGCTACGGGGCGCATTGGGAAGAGCTCGGCTTTCAAG GTGCGGATCCTGGGACTGACCTGCGCGGGACGGGGATGCTGGGCCTGATGCAGTTGCTCTACTTCGTCATGGACGCTCAGACGCTGCCACTAGCTCACGAGATTTTCAAGCTATCCCGGCATGAAACCCAG AATTTCCCCTTCTGCATCATGTCCGTGAACATCACCCGCATCGTCATCCAGGCCCTGAGGGAGGAATGTCTCTCCAG GGAGTGCAACCGCCGGCAGCAGGTCATTGCCGTGCTGAACGACCTGTACGCGGCGGCCTTCCTGCAGCTCTACCGCCTCTGGAAATGGCAGCACAAGACCATCGCTGACTCCGGTTTCCTCCTCAAGG agctggagtTCTCTGCCAAAAAGAAGCCGAAGCAACTCCTGAAGTCCCTGGAGGCCTACGTGAACCGCGGCCCTGCGGCCGACGGCCTCCTGCGCCCGTCCCCTGCCCCCGGCGACGAGATGGACTTCACTGGCGTTTGCGACCCGCGGGTTGAGCTGGAAGGAGAAGCCCGGCTGATCTGA
- the ELMOD3 gene encoding ELMO domain-containing protein 3 isoform X7: MVDTGSRHWEQGMSGGAGGSERPEERQRFPPPEISEELRRAQEEWEAVEEIQSGLWGTLASAAPPISFNEALQYFQTADLSECRVRAGPCALALSRGVVLKKVQATVRRQGLAALVHFLFGPPRLQPQLQGERELALAMAQCGLDDNERVHMRILQTIYKKLTRSRLGCPRYGAHWEELGFQGADPGTDLRGTGMLGLMQLLYFVMDAQTLPLAHEIFKLSRHETQNFPFCIMSVNITRIVIQALREECLSRECNRRQQVIAVLNDLYAAAFLQLYRLWKWQHKTIADSGFLLKELEFSAKKKPKQLLKSLEAYVNRGPAADGLLRPSPAPGDEMDFTGVCDPRVELEGEARLI; encoded by the exons ATGGTGGACACTGGGAGCCGGCACTGGGAGCAG GGCATGAGCGGAGGCGCCGGGGGCTCGGAGCGGCCCGAGGAGCGGCAGCGATTCCCCCCGCCCG AGATCAGTGAGGAGCTGCGGCGAGCCCAGGAGGAATGGGAGGCTGTGGAAGAGATCCAGTCAG GGCTCTGGGGGACGTTGGCCAGTGCCGCACCCCCGATCTCCTTCAATGAAGCACTGCAGTACTTCCAGACAGCCGACCTCTCCGAGTGCAGGGTACGGGCAGGGCCCTGCGCTCTGGCCCTCTCTCGGGGGGTAGTTTTA AAGAAGGTCCAGGCGACGGTGCGCAGGCAAGGCCTGGCTGCTCTGGTTCACTTCCTCTTCGGCCCTCCCCGGCTCCAGCCGCAACTGCAGGGAGAGCGGGAGCTGGCTCTGGCCATGGCGCAGT GTGGTTTGGATGATAACGAGAGGGTGCACATGAGAATCCTGCAGACCATTTACAAGAAGCTGACCCGCTCCAGGCTGGGCTGCCCACGCTACGGGGCGCATTGGGAAGAGCTCGGCTTTCAAG GTGCGGATCCTGGGACTGACCTGCGCGGGACGGGGATGCTGGGCCTGATGCAGTTGCTCTACTTCGTCATGGACGCTCAGACGCTGCCACTAGCTCACGAGATTTTCAAGCTATCCCGGCATGAAACCCAG AATTTCCCCTTCTGCATCATGTCCGTGAACATCACCCGCATCGTCATCCAGGCCCTGAGGGAGGAATGTCTCTCCAG GGAGTGCAACCGCCGGCAGCAGGTCATTGCCGTGCTGAACGACCTGTACGCGGCGGCCTTCCTGCAGCTCTACCGCCTCTGGAAATGGCAGCACAAGACCATCGCTGACTCCGGTTTCCTCCTCAAGG agctggagtTCTCTGCCAAAAAGAAGCCGAAGCAACTCCTGAAGTCCCTGGAGGCCTACGTGAACCGCGGCCCTGCGGCCGACGGCCTCCTGCGCCCGTCCCCTGCCCCCGGCGACGAGATGGACTTCACTGGCGTTTGCGACCCGCGGGTTGAGCTGGAAGGAGAAGCCCGGCTGATCTGA